The Terriglobales bacterium DNA segment ATGACGTACATAAAACCCTCCATTTGCAATGACTTGCAGGCCGAGTGAAAACACCCCTTGCAAATGGCGGTGGACGCGCGTAGAAATACGAATGGCGTTTGCTTCTTCGCAAGAGGGGCGACACCTTCCGGGCTTATCGAAATTCGCGCTTCGATAGGCCCATAATTGTTTCTAGCCGCTTTTTAGTGCAACATACTTCTCACGACCACGTTTCTTCGTTCTGAAGATATCCTTGTGCGTGCTAATAGCTGATTCGATGGATTGACGCGTCACTCGCTTAATCTCGAGTGTCTCCAATGCTTCCTGAAGGTCGGAGACTCTTATCTCTCCCGTTACTGTGATTATCTGTTCGATTGCTTCCCACAACGAAAGACGCTGACGCAATTTGGCAGATGCCTTTCTCTTGTACGCATCCGAGTCATAATGCTCATCGAGATCACGTTGCGGAAGGTCGTAATCCGGCCCCAATGTACCCCGTAGCTTTTCAATGTCATGCTGGCGAAGTTCCATCTCTTTTCGCAAGTCGAGATAATGGTGGTACTCCGCAGCACTGCCCTCCATCTCACGACGGATTCTCACTACCTGCTCGTATTCGTGTACGAGCCGATTGTCGAGTGCCAGCAAGATGTCATTAACGGTGGGCACGAGAGACAGTGTAGGCCGTGTTGAAGATGTTGTCAACACTTCACTTGACAATGTCTTTACATTGACACGATCCGCGTTGAGAGTGCTAGACATCACGCACCCCCTTTTCCACAGCCTGTTTTGTGGGATTTGAGATTAGGACAGTACCTATCCCCCATTGCGTTGACCCTCTTCTTGTCCCGCCTGTAATATCGAGCTTTGCCCTCCCGGTGTTTCTGCCTGAAAGATGACAGTGAACAAGAGGCTTGAGAAATACCGAAACGTACTTCTCCGCACGAAAGCGAGACTAAGCGCAGAAGCCTGGCAGCCCGGCGCCCTGATGGAGAATCAATGACGATGTCCGATCGTCCAGCACAGCGCAGCACATCAGATCCAAAGCACACTCCTGAAGACGCACTGGAAAAAGTGAAGCTAAAATCTCTGAAGGCAGACCTTCGGGAGGAGCTGGCGCGGTGCGATACCGAATTAGCTGATCTGAAACGCGATCAGACCTTGTCTGCCGGCAGACGCGAGCTCCTTACGGAGCACTGCAACTATCGGCGCGAATCCGCTAGCGACAAACTAAGGCTCCTCGATTCACAGGCAGAAATCAAATCAGCGAGATTCTGGGCCGGAGTCAGCAAAGCCTGGGCCGAATCGCCAGACGCGATCAAGAGAGAAGCCACACATATCCGAAGGCGGCGCGCTGGTATGGCATTCGGCCCGGTCAGCGGGAACCAATACCATCGCTCCAAGGAGCAAACAACAACTCCCGAGCAGGAGGCTCTGCACAAACTCAAATCAGAGGCTGCGAAAGCGGCGGGTATTTTGAGCAGGTTGGAAACCGAAATTTCCGAGAGTCAACGCCGGGCACTGGATCGCTCCAGAATGGACACAGAATGGGAGCGTTTACTGGGCACACAGACAGAGAGCCCGAATACAGTTCTCGAGGCAGGGCAGGAGGTACCCGAATACGATCCGGTGAAGAAATTCGACAACCGGCTCACGTTCGCTGTGGCACAACAGGGAGATGCGCGGCTCGATGACGGTAGCGCCTCCAAATCTTCCAATCCCGACTTTGATTGGCAGCAAATTGACCTCTCCCTTGCCAACCTAATGCTTAGTAACATCTCAGAAGAGATTCGAAAAAGCATTCGAGAAGAAGAACATCGAATCGATTTTGACAACATTCGCAACGAAAATGTGCTTGCAATCCCCACCTTACGGTTAAAAATGCACTTGCGACGCACGGGTGAGTGGGCGCAGCGAATATACGACGCCTACCGCGAAGTTTGGCAACGACAAGGAAAGACCTTATCGCCGGAGTTTCTTCGTGCGGTGTGTGCGAGGGGGGTTCGTGTTTTAGTAGCGGCGCGTACAGGTGCGGTCATAAATGAACTTGAGACGGAAGCGGTACGTACGCGGAACTACCCGGAAGAGTGGCTGAAGGCCACCACAGCTGAGTTTCGTCGTGAAATGCAACGACTTCTCGCCCACTGGGAGCGCAGAATTGAAATCGATGCGAAGCGCCAAGAACATGACCGAAATGCCCTGACTGACGCTACTGGCAAGTACGACCACACCGCTGCAAAGTCCAAAAACTCCATTGTCGGAAAAAATCTAGACAGGTTTCGAAAGGAGTGTGGATGGAGTTTTAACGAGCTGGCGCAGCAGACGGGATTGGACAAGAAGCTAGTTCTCGGCCACATCAATAAAGGCAAAGGCATTCGGCCCAATACAGTAAAAATCTATGCTGACGCTTTCGGTAGAAAACTCGAACGCAAGGTTCTTGTTGCTGAACTGGAGAGCTAATGAGATTCGCCGAGCGATCGGAACGTCAGCAACGTTTAAAACGATACTCGCGGACGCGCGACTGAGTAGAAGCGTCGTGAGACGCACGCCAAAATTACCCGCGGATCCCTTGGTTATGCGCGACGCCGTGGCGAACGACACTCCCGGGTAGCATACTGGTAGCACGTCGAAATGTCGCTAAGGCAAGAATGGTGGGCAGTGCAGGACTCGAACCTGCGACCTCGTGCTTGTAAGGCACGCGCTCTAACCAGCTGAGCTAACCGCCCGTCTCGTATTGCACTCATTCTAAAATTTGGCCTTGCACCATGATTTTACCCTACAGCAGTGCACAATTTAGTGCACAAACTCAATTCAGCTTGCTTGCTGGCACTGCTTCCGGTGTTACGAATACACGTTGCTCCTGTGCTTGCGCTGCTCGCTTCTGCGAATCCTGGGAAATGTAGGGGCTAGGAGTTGCGATGGGGTTTATACTTTCGAACTTGTTTACAGGAGACTTCGACAATGTCCTCTGCACCTCAACCAGCCGTTATTGCCGGCGATCTAGCGAAGCTACAGCGAAGCACAAGGCGGCTAAAGATTACTTTTGCTATTGCCGCGATCATATTTTCGCTCTGCATAGGCGCATTAGTTTTTCTTGGTAGGCGTAAATCACAGGAATTGGGGAAAGCCAATGAAGACTTACAGTTCGATCAGTTTATCGCAGGTAACAATGCGGATACCGATTTTGTCCAACCGAGTGTGAACACGATTCAGTTTATGCACCGGGGATACTCAATTGTGTTCGATAGCGTGCAATACACCCAGAATGGGTTGGCCCTCAGCGGACGGCTCGGCAATCCAACGCAACTCTGGATTAGCTCACTAGCATTGAACTTTGCTGCTCGGCCATATCCATACAAAATTCGAGACAAATGGACCAAGGCGAAATTTCCATTTTGGGACTCCGAGTGGAATATCGGGACAGCAGAAACAACGGTTGGAGCCCTGAACCCGGGCGCAACAGCGCCCTTCAATGTCACCATTCCGAATGTGAAGCAGACCTCCGATACCCTTGAGATCGCAGTTCGCTTTTCGGGTGAGCGGTACTCATACACCCCATAGACAGTTCTAGTATTTTAACTGTCTCAACTGTTATTGGCATTAGCGTTGTTCCAAGCATGAGTGAGGCGGTAGAGCGAGAGTTGCGGCGGCTCAGCGCAAGAGATGGGGGCGGTCAAAGCCAAGCAAAGCAGTAGCCTATTTGCTCATCTTCCAAGCCATCGTGCGGATATGGTTAAAATTAAGCGCATCCAATCCAGCCTTACCCAATGCGTCCCAGAACGGCAAGTCATCAGTTATTACGAGGTAGTGTGATGCCCACTCTGCGATAACGCAATCTGTCAGTCCTAAGTAGGGGAACTCTGGTCTTGCCGTAGCTGAAAAGCTAGTGCTAGTAAGTTCCGTAAAGGTGCAGAAAGTTTCCACGAATTGTTTGAAACATCCTGCTTTGCGATTCTCTTGTATTTGTCCAGCAAGATTACTTACTTCGGTAAGTACGTGCGGAGTTGTCACAGACGTTTTGAACTTCTTCTCCAATAGCCAAGCCAACAATAAGAAGTCTTCAAGGGTATATGCCGCTACCCGCTTGAAATTTCCAATTAAAGTACGGTCATAAAAACCAATGAGAAGCAGAAGAAGCAAATTCGTATCAACCAAGGCACCTTTCGACTCAAATCGTGTTAACAAATCTTCGACATAAGTGCTCATAATTTCCGGATTCTGATGCTGTGGAGGTCGCCTTTATCGCTTCCGACTTGCACGACCTTGTATTCCCGATCCGATATCATGCTAAGTGGTGGAGGTTGGGGACGTAAAAAGGAAAAAGTAATGTTCCAGAACGGCCCTTCCTCTGCCAGCTCGACTTCTTCAAGTCTCACTTCTCTGACGTCTGGAAATACTTCAGCCAGATAGTCGCTAGCAATCTTAACCGCGTTTTTCATAGGGATCATTGGCATGCGAACTATTGTATCGTGGGACTATCGCCCTTTTAGGGCAGTGATGCATTCCCTCTGTTTTGTATTTGCACTTTCTTCGCCGGATGTTAGCTTTCGGTGCACAAAAAGTCTACAAAGCCCGGAGAAGTGGGGTAAACACGAAAGTATTAAGTAGAAGATGAGGCAAGGCTTAGTAAACGAGAGGAAATAATTAGCTGAACACGCGCTCTAACCAGCTGAGCTAACCGCCCGACTTTTGGTTACCGATACTTTATCACCCGACCTCGTTGCACAGCTTGCCCAGGGCAGCGGAGGGCGGCTGCCCCTACGTGAGTGTCGTCGCCATGGGCAGCTTCTCTAAACACGTGGGCACAGACGCCTCGCCTGTGCTGGCCAGCCGAGGGCGGCTGCCCCCCGTGAGTATTCTCGCCGTGGGCAGCTTCTCTAAATACGTGGGCACAGGCGCCTCGCCTGTGTCGGGCAGCCGAGGGCGGCTGCCCCTACGTGAGTATTCTCGCCGTGGGCAGCTTCTCAAAACACGTGGGCACAGGCGCCTCGCCTGTGCTGGCGAGCAAAGCTTGCCCAAGGCACGCGAGGGCGGCTGCCCCTACGTGAATTCAGAGACACTGGATTTTATCGAAAGACCTAGCGCTCGAAGTTGTTCCGTTAGCGGGTAAACACATCGTGGGCAGAGCGCATCACACATGGAAACCCCAGACCACTAGCCATTCTGGGGCTATATCCCCTTCTAACGTACACACAAAGAGTCCCATCTTTATATGAAACGCGTCTCGGTTCTCCTGCTTCTGGTAATTTCGGGCACCACTCCCTGGGTCACTGCTCAACACCTTCAATCTCAGCGTCGGGGAATCACTGCTGCAATTCCTCTGCATACGTCCAGCGGTATGGGGATGGCAGCGGCAGCAACTGCCGGAACCAGCACCCTGAAACACTGGTCGAGTTCGTTTGTCTGGAAGGGGACTACGTACCACTACACCATGGTGGGCACAAACCCGTGGAATGGGTCGGCAACCACGACCATCAGCACCGAGGTGCAGCCGTTAAAGGTAGTGTTCTCCAATGGGGCGACGTTTTGGCCGCCCACGCAAACGCTGGTTAATTCGCCGCTGTTTCTTAATACGAAATTTCCCAGCGAGACAGGCCAGTATGGGGACATCTTCCAGCGGGCAAACTTCTGGACGGTTGTGAGCCACTTGGCACCGAATTATCACGTTAAGCTGGGACAGCCGAGTGTGCGCCCCATCAAGACAATTCACGTACCAGCGATGTATGGCAGCACGCAAACGTGGAGTGGAACCAAAGTGGGCCTGGTTCAATTTGACTGGCTCACGGCGACGATTGACAACCTGGCGAAAGCTGAAGGCTTCAATGCCGCGACCCTGCCGATTTTTCTGGTGGGAAACGTGTTTGGGTACACCGACTCGCAAGTCAGCTCTTACTATGTCGGCTATCACTCGAGCGTTTCGCCGAGTCCCTCAACAATTCTGACGTACATCTTCGCGGCCTGGAACTCGGCAGGGTTGTTTACGAATGGGCTGAAGGACATGACGGCGATCAGCCACGAAGTAGCGGAATGGATCAATGACCCGTTCGTGAATAATATCGTTCCGGGCTGGAGTATCCCTATTAACCCGGGCTATTGTGTTTCCAACCTCTTGGAAGTGGGGGACCCAATTGATTCTTTCTCAGATGCGTCGTTCCCGGTGACGCTCAACGGCAAGACCTATCACCCGCAAGATGAGGCCTACTTCTCCTGGTTCGCCCACCAGAGTCCATCGAAGGCGTTGCACGGTCAGTACTCTTACATAGCACCGGAGAAACTGAAGAATCCCTCACCGTATTGCCAGTAAGGCCGGTTCCGCCAGCGCAGCGCAGTTGAACCCCGGTTGGGCTAGCTGAACGTGCGCCCCAAATTTTTCCCAAAACAACCCGCGCGTAGGGGTTTCACATACAAAACTTCTATTAACACCTGACAAAAAGTGCTAAACTTTGAGTCATCTCAGGATTAAACAATAAATCTTAATCAGCTGTCAGTGCGGGGATTTTTTCGTCTTGAAGTCTCTAATGCACCTGGAACCGAAGCCCGACAGGGTTGATACACCCTCCCTTGATGTCATAGAACCCCTCAGACTGAGGGCGTACCGGCCG contains these protein-coding regions:
- a CDS encoding helix-turn-helix transcriptional regulator; this encodes MAFGPVSGNQYHRSKEQTTTPEQEALHKLKSEAAKAAGILSRLETEISESQRRALDRSRMDTEWERLLGTQTESPNTVLEAGQEVPEYDPVKKFDNRLTFAVAQQGDARLDDGSASKSSNPDFDWQQIDLSLANLMLSNISEEIRKSIREEEHRIDFDNIRNENVLAIPTLRLKMHLRRTGEWAQRIYDAYREVWQRQGKTLSPEFLRAVCARGVRVLVAARTGAVINELETEAVRTRNYPEEWLKATTAEFRREMQRLLAHWERRIEIDAKRQEHDRNALTDATGKYDHTAAKSKNSIVGKNLDRFRKECGWSFNELAQQTGLDKKLVLGHINKGKGIRPNTVKIYADAFGRKLERKVLVAELES